A window of the Enterobacteriaceae bacterium 4M9 genome harbors these coding sequences:
- the cecR gene encoding transcriptional regulator CecR, whose protein sequence is MSHAAAPSTLRGEQAKNQLIQAAIEQFGEHGMRATTRDIAAQAGQNIAAIAYYFGSKEALYLASAHWIGDFFNQHFQQHVAEAQALIAAHSQDKTAIRRVIHSACCLMTKLLTNDDTLHMSKFVSREQLTPTDAYYIIHQHMIAPMHEHFSRLIAGYTGRDSDDTETILHVHGLVGGIVGFRLARETVLMRCGWSEFNDARTQLIEKVITQQVDFILQGLSIPRGDVNHEKS, encoded by the coding sequence ATGAGTCATGCAGCAGCCCCCTCCACCCTGCGCGGCGAGCAGGCAAAAAACCAGCTTATTCAGGCCGCTATTGAGCAGTTTGGCGAACACGGTATGCGCGCCACTACGCGTGATATTGCCGCTCAGGCCGGGCAGAACATTGCCGCGATTGCCTATTACTTTGGCTCCAAGGAGGCGCTCTACCTTGCGTCAGCCCACTGGATTGGTGATTTCTTCAATCAACATTTCCAGCAGCATGTCGCCGAAGCACAGGCGCTTATTGCTGCTCACTCCCAGGATAAAACCGCTATTCGCCGTGTCATTCACAGCGCCTGCTGCCTGATGACAAAACTGCTCACCAACGACGACACGCTACACATGAGTAAATTCGTCTCCCGGGAGCAGCTTACCCCCACGGATGCCTACTACATTATTCATCAACACATGATTGCGCCCATGCACGAGCACTTTTCGCGGCTAATTGCAGGCTATACCGGGCGAGATAGTGACGACACCGAGACAATACTGCACGTCCACGGGCTGGTGGGCGGCATCGTCGGCTTCCGGCTGGCGCGGGAAACCGTGCTGATGCGCTGTGGTTGGTCTGAATTTAACGACGCCCGCACACAGTTAATTGAGAAAGTCATTACCCAGCAGGTTGATTTTATTTTGCAGGGATTATCAATACCGCGAGGAGACGTGAACCATGAAAAATCGTAA
- a CDS encoding ABC transporter permease: MLHRLWTLIRKELQALLREPQTRAILIMPVILQVVLFPLAATLEVTNATVAVYSEDNGRHSIELTQRFAKAKAFNHILVLKSPQEIRPTLDTQKALLLIRFPANFSRDIDQGQTGKMQILLDGRNSNSAQIAANYLQQIVKNWQLEMTANQPRPNNSELVVRNWYNPNLDYKWFVVPSLIAMITTVGVMIVTSLSVAREREQGTFDQLLVSPLATWQIFVGKAVPALVVAMFQASIVLLVGILIYQIPFAGSLVLFYFAMLIYGLSLVGFGLLISALCSTQQQAFIGVFVFMMPAILLSGYVTPVENMPQWLQNLTWANPIRHFTDITKQIYLKDASLHIIWQSLWPLLAIAATTGLAAYAMFRRNIA; the protein is encoded by the coding sequence ATGCTGCACCGTCTATGGACGCTTATCCGCAAAGAGCTACAGGCGCTGCTGCGCGAGCCGCAAACGCGTGCCATCCTGATAATGCCGGTAATTTTACAGGTGGTGCTGTTCCCGCTTGCCGCAACACTTGAGGTCACCAACGCCACGGTTGCGGTGTACAGCGAAGATAACGGCAGACATTCCATTGAACTTACCCAGCGTTTTGCAAAGGCTAAAGCCTTCAACCATATTTTGGTGCTTAAAAGCCCCCAGGAGATTCGCCCGACGCTTGATACCCAGAAAGCGCTGTTGCTGATTCGCTTCCCGGCGAATTTTTCACGCGACATTGACCAGGGGCAAACCGGGAAAATGCAGATACTGCTCGACGGGCGTAACTCCAACAGCGCGCAGATTGCAGCCAACTATTTGCAGCAGATAGTCAAAAACTGGCAACTGGAAATGACCGCAAACCAGCCCAGGCCCAACAACAGCGAGCTGGTGGTGCGCAACTGGTATAACCCAAATCTGGATTACAAATGGTTTGTGGTGCCCTCGCTCATTGCCATGATTACCACCGTGGGCGTGATGATTGTCACTTCGCTGTCGGTGGCGCGCGAACGTGAACAGGGCACATTCGACCAGCTTTTGGTTTCGCCGCTTGCCACCTGGCAGATATTTGTCGGTAAAGCGGTACCCGCGCTGGTGGTTGCCATGTTTCAGGCCTCCATCGTTCTGTTGGTCGGGATTCTGATTTACCAGATACCGTTCGCCGGGTCGCTGGTGCTGTTTTATTTCGCGATGTTGATTTATGGGCTGTCGCTGGTGGGATTTGGGCTTTTGATCTCAGCGCTGTGCTCAACACAGCAGCAGGCATTTATTGGTGTGTTTGTGTTTATGATGCCGGCGATTTTGCTCTCAGGCTACGTCACGCCCGTCGAGAATATGCCGCAATGGTTACAGAATCTGACGTGGGCGAACCCGATTCGCCACTTTACCGATATCACTAAGCAAATTTATCTGAAGGATGCGAGTCTGCACATTATCTGGCAGAGCCTGTGGCCGCTACTGGCAATAGCGGCCACAACGGGGCTAGCGGCGTACGCTATGTTTCGACGCAATATCGCCTGA
- the dinG gene encoding ATP-dependent DNA helicase DinG — MALSAAQKAQIGAWYKALQQQIPDFIPRASQRQMIAEVAKTLAGDEGRHLAIEAPTGVGKTLSYLIPGIALARDEQKTLVVSTANVALQDQIFTKDLPLLGKIIPGLKFTAAFGRGRYVCPRNLSALASTGDTAQGDLLAFLEDELTPASGEEQKLCASLKTSLESYKWDGLRDHSDKAVSDNLWARLSTDKASCLGPNCQWYRECPFFVARREINDAEVVVANHALVMAALENDSVLPPAKNLLLVLDEGHHIPEVARDALETGAEISPGWGRLQLDLFMKLIATCLEQCRPKTVPPLATPERLSNHCEEAAELLASVARIMNLLLPGEGEAEHRFEMGVLPDEITQMVQRLAKLMDALRGLSEAFLNDLSEKTGQHDIVRLHRLILQMNRALGHFETQSKLWKLAAMAQTSGAPVCKWVTRTLRDGQAHLFMYCAGIRVSDQLEKLLWRSVPHTVVTSATLRSLNSFTRLQELSGLKEKAGDRFVTLDSPFNHVEQGRLLIPRMRYEPLMEHEEQHVAEMAAFLRAELEKGEHRGMLVLFASGRAMQRFLNCVPDLRLQLLVQGDKPRSRLISLHRERVAKGQTSVLVGLQSFAEGLDLKGELLTQVHIHKIAFPPVDSPVVITEGEWLRSQNRYPFEVQSLPSASFNLIQQVGRLIRSHGCCGDIVIYDRRLLTKNYGKRLLDALPVFPLLQPDVPEVNALPAGKTPVTKRRAPRRAKTAK, encoded by the coding sequence ATGGCATTGTCCGCGGCGCAGAAGGCGCAAATTGGCGCCTGGTATAAGGCGCTACAACAGCAGATCCCGGATTTTATCCCCAGAGCGTCCCAGCGCCAGATGATTGCCGAAGTGGCTAAGACGCTGGCGGGTGATGAGGGGCGGCATCTGGCCATTGAAGCGCCCACCGGCGTGGGCAAAACGCTCTCCTATCTCATTCCCGGCATTGCTTTGGCGCGCGATGAGCAAAAAACGCTGGTGGTCAGTACCGCTAACGTTGCGCTTCAGGATCAGATTTTCACCAAAGACTTGCCGCTGCTGGGCAAGATTATTCCCGGTCTTAAGTTTACGGCTGCGTTTGGTCGCGGGCGTTACGTGTGCCCGCGCAACCTGAGTGCGCTAGCCAGTACCGGGGATACCGCCCAGGGCGACCTGTTGGCATTTCTTGAAGATGAACTGACACCCGCCAGCGGCGAAGAGCAAAAGCTGTGTGCGAGCCTTAAGACCAGCCTGGAGAGTTATAAATGGGATGGCCTGCGCGATCACAGCGACAAAGCGGTCAGCGATAACCTGTGGGCGCGCCTGAGCACCGACAAGGCCAGTTGCCTGGGACCGAACTGCCAGTGGTATCGCGAATGCCCGTTTTTTGTCGCACGGCGTGAAATCAACGACGCAGAAGTGGTGGTTGCCAACCATGCGCTGGTCATGGCGGCGTTAGAAAACGACTCGGTGCTGCCGCCTGCTAAAAACCTGCTGCTGGTGCTTGATGAAGGGCATCACATCCCGGAAGTGGCGCGCGATGCGCTGGAGACCGGTGCTGAAATTAGCCCTGGCTGGGGGCGGTTACAGCTTGATCTGTTTATGAAACTGATAGCCACCTGCCTTGAGCAGTGCCGCCCGAAAACGGTCCCGCCGCTGGCCACACCAGAGCGCCTGAGCAATCACTGTGAAGAAGCCGCCGAGTTGCTGGCCTCGGTAGCGCGCATAATGAATTTGCTGCTCCCCGGTGAGGGAGAAGCCGAGCACCGTTTTGAAATGGGCGTGCTGCCGGATGAAATTACGCAAATGGTACAGCGGCTGGCAAAGCTGATGGATGCGCTGCGTGGTCTGTCAGAGGCCTTCCTGAACGATCTCAGCGAAAAAACCGGCCAGCACGATATTGTGCGGCTGCATCGGCTGATTTTGCAGATGAACCGTGCCCTGGGCCATTTTGAAACTCAGAGCAAATTGTGGAAGCTGGCGGCAATGGCCCAGACTTCCGGCGCGCCTGTGTGCAAATGGGTGACTCGCACGCTGCGTGACGGGCAGGCGCATTTGTTTATGTACTGCGCCGGTATACGCGTAAGTGACCAGCTTGAAAAGCTGCTGTGGCGCAGTGTACCGCATACCGTTGTTACCTCGGCAACCCTGCGTTCGCTGAATAGTTTTACCCGGTTACAGGAACTGAGCGGCCTGAAAGAGAAAGCAGGGGATCGCTTTGTCACGCTCGACTCGCCGTTCAACCACGTTGAGCAGGGCAGGTTGCTTATCCCGCGTATGCGCTATGAGCCGCTAATGGAGCATGAAGAACAGCATGTGGCTGAAATGGCCGCGTTCTTGCGCGCTGAGTTGGAAAAAGGTGAGCATAGGGGCATGTTGGTGCTGTTTGCCAGCGGTCGTGCGATGCAGCGCTTTCTCAACTGCGTGCCTGACCTGCGCTTGCAGTTGCTGGTGCAGGGCGATAAGCCACGCTCCCGTTTGATCTCATTGCACCGCGAACGGGTGGCGAAAGGGCAAACCAGTGTGTTGGTGGGACTACAGTCTTTTGCCGAGGGGCTTGATCTTAAAGGCGAGCTACTGACGCAGGTGCATATTCATAAAATTGCCTTTCCACCCGTAGACAGCCCGGTGGTTATCACCGAAGGCGAGTGGCTACGTAGCCAGAACCGCTATCCGTTTGAGGTGCAGAGTCTGCCTAGCGCGTCTTTTAATCTGATTCAACAGGTTGGACGATTGATTCGAAGTCACGGCTGCTGTGGTGATATCGTTATTTACGACAGGCGGCTTCTCACAAAAAATTACGGCAAGCGACTGCTGGATGCGTTGCCGGTGTTTCCACTGCTCCAGCCCGATGTGCCTGAGGTCAACGCGCTACCCGCAGGTAAAACGCCAGTTACGAAGCGCCGTGCACCACGGCGGGCAAAAACCGCAAAATAA
- a CDS encoding ABC transporter ATP-binding protein encodes MSRAEPTITLNALARSFSGMSKPAVASLSATIRAGGVTGLVGPDGAGKTTLMRMLAGLLKPDSGEIAILGLDPVRDSSALHARLGYMPQKFGLYEDLTVQENLCLYADLRSVTGEQRQQTFARLLAFTSLAPFTSRLAGKLSGGMKQKLGLACTLVGQPEVLLLDEPGVGVDPISRRELWQMVHELAGEGMLILWSTSYLDEAEQCREILLMNEGEMLWHGEPKALTAQMAGRSWLMSSPQDNNRQLLQKALTLPQVSDGVIQGKSVRVILKKEASADAVAESLGLAREHLEETAPRFEDAFIDLLGGSGSAQSPLGDILHRVEGSRDETVIEARGLTKKFGDFAATDNVDFSVTRGEIFGLLGPNGAGKSTTFKMMCGLLVPTAGKALVLDMDLKTSSGKARQHLGYMAQKFSLYGNLTVEQNLRFFSGVYGLRGRAQNDKIASMSDAFNLRPVFNHATDSLPLGFKQRLALACSLMHEPDILFLDEPTSGVDPLTRREFWLHINSMVERGVTVMVTTHFMDEAEYCDRIGLVYRGKLIASGTPDDLKQQAANEDDADPTMEQAFITLIHEWDKEHASDG; translated from the coding sequence ATGAGCCGCGCTGAACCCACCATTACATTAAATGCGCTGGCGCGCAGCTTTAGCGGCATGAGTAAACCGGCTGTTGCCAGCCTCAGCGCCACTATTCGCGCCGGTGGCGTGACAGGGCTGGTGGGGCCAGATGGCGCAGGCAAAACCACGCTGATGCGCATGCTTGCCGGGCTGCTGAAACCCGACAGCGGCGAGATAGCGATTCTGGGCCTCGACCCGGTGCGTGACAGCAGCGCCCTGCACGCCCGGCTGGGCTACATGCCGCAGAAGTTTGGTTTGTACGAGGACCTCACCGTACAGGAGAATCTCTGTCTGTACGCAGACTTGCGCAGCGTAACCGGTGAGCAGCGCCAGCAAACCTTCGCCCGACTACTGGCCTTTACCTCGCTCGCGCCGTTTACCTCACGCCTGGCGGGCAAGCTTTCTGGCGGCATGAAGCAAAAGCTGGGGCTTGCCTGTACGCTGGTCGGCCAACCAGAAGTGTTGCTGCTTGATGAACCCGGTGTGGGTGTTGACCCCATTTCGCGCCGTGAGCTATGGCAGATGGTGCACGAGCTTGCCGGAGAAGGCATGCTGATCCTCTGGAGCACCTCGTACCTTGATGAAGCCGAACAGTGCCGCGAAATTTTGCTGATGAACGAGGGCGAAATGCTGTGGCACGGCGAGCCTAAAGCACTGACGGCGCAGATGGCCGGACGCAGTTGGCTCATGTCCAGCCCGCAAGACAACAACCGTCAACTGCTGCAAAAAGCGCTCACACTCCCACAGGTGAGCGACGGCGTGATTCAGGGCAAATCGGTACGCGTCATTCTTAAAAAAGAGGCCAGTGCGGATGCGGTGGCAGAAAGTCTGGGGTTAGCGCGTGAGCACCTTGAAGAAACTGCCCCGCGCTTTGAAGATGCCTTTATCGACCTGCTCGGCGGCAGCGGCAGCGCGCAGTCACCGCTGGGCGATATTTTGCATCGCGTGGAAGGCAGCAGAGATGAAACGGTGATTGAAGCCCGTGGCCTGACAAAAAAATTCGGTGACTTCGCCGCCACCGACAACGTTGATTTCAGCGTCACGCGGGGTGAGATCTTCGGCCTGCTCGGCCCTAACGGCGCCGGCAAATCCACTACCTTTAAAATGATGTGCGGCCTGCTGGTGCCGACCGCCGGTAAAGCGCTGGTGCTGGATATGGATTTAAAAACCAGTTCGGGCAAAGCGCGCCAGCACTTAGGCTACATGGCACAGAAGTTTTCGCTTTATGGCAACCTGACGGTAGAACAGAATCTGCGTTTTTTCTCCGGTGTCTACGGCCTGCGTGGACGGGCGCAGAATGACAAAATTGCCAGCATGAGTGACGCCTTCAATCTGCGTCCTGTCTTCAACCACGCTACCGACTCCCTGCCACTCGGCTTTAAGCAGCGCCTGGCGCTGGCCTGCTCGCTGATGCACGAGCCGGATATTCTGTTTCTTGATGAACCCACCTCTGGCGTGGACCCGCTCACGCGCCGCGAGTTCTGGCTGCACATCAACAGCATGGTTGAGCGCGGCGTCACCGTGATGGTCACCACCCACTTTATGGATGAGGCCGAGTATTGCGATCGCATCGGGCTGGTTTACCGTGGCAAACTCATTGCCAGCGGCACGCCAGATGACCTGAAACAACAGGCCGCAAATGAAGACGATGCCGACCCGACGATGGAGCAGGCCTTTATCACGCTGATTCACGAATGGGATAAGGAGCATGCCAGTGACGGATAA
- a CDS encoding endonuclease/exonuclease/phosphatase family protein, producing the protein MADSKTQFTLRILTINTHKGFTAFNRRFILPELREAVRSVGADIVCLQEVLGEHDIHALNIEGWPPTTHYEFLADSMWQDYAYGRNAVYPEGHHGNAVLSRFPIQRFENLDVSIPGHEKRGLLHCTIALPNQQLHVICVHLGLQERHRTAQVAMLARHVNALPAGEPVVVAGDFNDWRQRANYPLRSLAGLDEVFTRAHGRPARTFPVNFPVLRLDRIYVKNAAASHPEALTLRDWRHLSDHAPLAVEIHL; encoded by the coding sequence ATGGCAGACAGCAAAACGCAATTTACGCTGCGAATACTGACCATCAACACCCATAAAGGGTTCACGGCTTTCAACCGGCGCTTCATTTTACCGGAGCTGCGCGAAGCAGTGCGCAGCGTAGGTGCCGACATTGTCTGCCTCCAGGAAGTGCTCGGCGAGCACGACATCCACGCGCTGAATATTGAGGGCTGGCCACCAACCACGCACTATGAATTTCTCGCTGACAGCATGTGGCAGGACTACGCTTATGGGCGCAACGCGGTCTACCCGGAGGGCCATCATGGTAACGCCGTGCTGTCGCGCTTCCCGATTCAGCGTTTTGAAAATCTGGACGTGTCGATACCCGGTCACGAAAAGCGCGGCCTGCTGCACTGCACGATTGCCCTTCCCAACCAGCAGTTGCACGTCATTTGCGTTCACCTGGGCTTGCAGGAGCGCCACCGCACGGCTCAAGTCGCCATGCTTGCCCGACATGTTAATGCGCTCCCGGCAGGTGAGCCGGTGGTGGTTGCCGGGGATTTTAACGACTGGCGTCAACGTGCCAACTACCCTCTGCGCAGCCTTGCCGGGTTGGACGAGGTGTTTACCCGCGCCCATGGCCGCCCGGCACGCACCTTCCCGGTGAACTTTCCGGTACTGCGCCTGGATCGTATCTATGTAAAAAATGCCGCCGCCAGTCATCCCGAAGCGCTGACCTTACGCGACTGGCGACATCTTTCAGACCATGCCCCTTTGGCAGTGGAGATTCATCTGTGA
- the hlyD gene encoding secretion protein HlyD, translated as MKNRKPIVVAIIVIALLAAALGGWLWQQRANDKPLTLYGNVDIRTVNMSFRVGGRLAALNVDEGDAINSGQTLGELDRAPYVNALQQAQANEAAAQAQYDLMLAGYRNEEIAQAAAAVKQAQAAAAYAQNFYQRQQGLWKSRTISANELENARSSRDQAQANLKAAQDKLSQYQTGNRPQQIAQAKASLEQATAQVAQAKLNLQDTTLVAPASGTLLTRAVEPGTMLNAGSTVLTLSLTRPVWVRAYIDEVNLGQAQPGHALLVYADGRPDKPYHGKVGFVSPTAEFTPKTVETPNLRTDLVYRLRIIVTDPDDALRQGMPVTVQFRDAAQ; from the coding sequence ATGAAAAATCGTAAACCGATTGTGGTAGCGATTATCGTTATTGCGCTACTGGCCGCCGCGCTCGGTGGCTGGCTGTGGCAACAGCGCGCGAATGACAAGCCGCTCACGCTGTACGGTAATGTCGATATCCGCACGGTCAATATGAGTTTTCGCGTCGGCGGGCGGCTGGCAGCCCTGAATGTGGATGAGGGCGATGCCATTAACAGCGGGCAAACGCTGGGTGAGCTGGACCGTGCGCCTTATGTCAACGCGTTGCAGCAGGCACAGGCCAACGAGGCAGCGGCACAGGCGCAGTATGACCTGATGCTGGCCGGTTATCGCAATGAAGAAATCGCCCAGGCGGCGGCGGCAGTGAAGCAGGCTCAGGCCGCTGCCGCCTATGCGCAAAACTTCTATCAGCGCCAGCAGGGGCTGTGGAAAAGCCGCACCATTTCAGCCAACGAGCTGGAAAACGCGCGCTCATCGCGCGACCAGGCGCAGGCTAACCTCAAAGCGGCGCAGGATAAATTGAGCCAGTACCAGACCGGCAACCGTCCACAGCAGATTGCCCAGGCTAAAGCGAGCCTTGAACAGGCCACAGCCCAGGTTGCTCAGGCAAAGCTCAATTTACAGGACACCACGCTGGTCGCCCCGGCCAGCGGCACGCTGCTGACGCGTGCCGTCGAACCTGGCACCATGCTTAACGCAGGCAGCACCGTGCTGACGCTGTCCCTCACCCGCCCGGTGTGGGTTCGCGCCTATATTGATGAGGTCAATCTGGGCCAGGCCCAGCCGGGACACGCACTGCTGGTTTACGCAGACGGCCGTCCTGATAAACCGTATCACGGCAAAGTGGGCTTTGTTTCTCCTACGGCCGAGTTCACGCCTAAAACCGTGGAAACCCCCAATTTACGTACTGACCTGGTCTACCGACTGCGAATCATCGTCACCGACCCGGACGATGCGCTACGCCAGGGTATGCCGGTCACGGTACAATTTCGCGACGCTGCACAATGA
- a CDS encoding ABC transporter permease produces the protein MPVTDKPAISWRRVRALCLKETRQILRDPSSWLIAVVIPLLLLFIFGYGINLDSSKLRVGILLEQQSKEALDFTHAISASPFIAPTVSDNRQQLVEMMQAGRIRGLITIPVDFDARMASAGDRAPVQVITDGSEPNTANFVQGYMEGIWQLWQQQRAQDRGESFTPLVEVQTRYWFNPAAISQHFIIPGAITIIMTVIGAILTSLVVAREWERGTMEALLSTEVTRAELLLCKLIPYYFLGMLAMLICMLVSVFILSVPYRGSLLVLYVISSLFLLSTLGMGLLISTLTRNQFNAAQVALNAAFLPSIMLSGFIFQIDSMPAIIRAVTYIIPARYFVNTLQSLFLAGNIPIVLLMNTLFLIASAVMFIGLTWLKTKRRLD, from the coding sequence ATGCCAGTGACGGATAAACCCGCTATTTCCTGGCGGCGCGTGCGCGCCCTGTGCCTGAAAGAGACGCGCCAGATCCTGCGCGACCCCAGTAGCTGGCTGATTGCGGTGGTTATTCCACTGCTGCTGCTGTTTATCTTCGGCTACGGCATTAACCTCGACTCCAGCAAATTGCGCGTTGGTATTTTGCTGGAGCAGCAGAGCAAAGAGGCGCTCGATTTCACCCACGCTATCAGCGCCTCGCCGTTTATCGCCCCAACGGTGAGCGACAACCGCCAGCAACTGGTGGAAATGATGCAGGCCGGGCGCATTCGTGGGCTTATCACTATTCCCGTGGACTTTGACGCACGCATGGCAAGCGCCGGTGACCGCGCGCCGGTGCAGGTCATCACTGACGGCAGCGAGCCTAACACCGCCAACTTTGTGCAGGGTTATATGGAGGGCATCTGGCAGCTCTGGCAGCAGCAGCGGGCGCAAGACCGAGGTGAATCATTCACGCCGCTGGTCGAGGTACAAACCCGTTACTGGTTTAACCCGGCGGCCATCAGCCAGCATTTTATTATCCCGGGCGCTATCACCATTATCATGACGGTGATAGGCGCTATCCTCACCTCGCTGGTGGTGGCCCGCGAGTGGGAGCGCGGCACAATGGAAGCACTGCTCTCAACCGAAGTGACCCGCGCGGAACTCTTGCTGTGCAAGCTGATCCCCTATTACTTCCTCGGTATGCTGGCCATGCTTATCTGTATGCTGGTTTCGGTGTTTATTCTCAGCGTGCCTTACCGTGGCTCGCTGCTGGTGCTGTATGTTATCTCCAGCCTGTTCCTGTTGAGCACGCTCGGCATGGGGCTTTTGATTTCCACACTCACGCGCAACCAGTTTAACGCCGCCCAGGTGGCGCTTAACGCCGCGTTTTTACCTTCAATCATGCTGTCGGGGTTTATTTTCCAGATAGACAGTATGCCGGCAATTATTCGCGCGGTGACCTACATCATCCCGGCGCGCTACTTCGTCAACACGCTGCAAAGCCTGTTTCTGGCAGGCAACATTCCCATTGTGCTGCTGATGAATACGCTTTTTCTCATCGCCTCAGCGGTGATGTTTATCGGCCTGACCTGGCTTAAAACCAAACGTCGTCTCGACTAA
- the rhlE gene encoding ATP-dependent RNA helicase RhlE, with protein MSFDSLGLSPEILRAVAEQGYHEPTPIQRQAIPVVLSGRDLMASAQTGTGKTAGFTLPMLQRLTQENPHGKGRRPVRALILTPTRELAAQVGENVREYSKYLNIRSLVVFGGVSINPQMMKLRGGVDILVATPGRLLDLEHQNAVKLDSIEILVLDEADRMLDMGFIHDIRRVLAKLPSRRQNLLFSATFSDEIKQLAEKLLHNPEEVEVARRNTASEQVTQHVHFVDKKRKRELLSLMIGQGNWRQVLVFTRTKHGANHLAEQLNKDGITAAAIHGNKSQGARTRALANFKSGDIRVLVATDIAARGLDIEELPYVVNYELPNVPEDYVHRIGRTGRAAATGEALSLVCVDEHKLLRDIEKLLKREVPRIALPGFEPDPSIKAEPIINGRQGRSGGGGGNRGRSQGQPQGRAPRAQGEGNRQSRGQSEGNRQGRTQSEGNRQARPQGDGQRAARPAGERSRRRHRAGNSSSGGAQ; from the coding sequence ATGTCTTTTGATTCACTTGGGTTAAGTCCCGAAATCCTGCGCGCGGTGGCGGAGCAGGGCTACCATGAGCCGACGCCGATTCAGCGTCAGGCGATTCCGGTTGTCCTCAGCGGTCGCGACCTGATGGCCAGCGCCCAGACCGGGACCGGCAAAACCGCGGGCTTTACCCTGCCAATGCTGCAACGTTTAACGCAGGAAAATCCGCACGGCAAAGGTCGCCGTCCGGTGCGCGCCTTAATCCTGACTCCAACCCGTGAGCTTGCCGCCCAGGTGGGCGAGAACGTGCGTGAGTACAGCAAATACCTCAACATCCGATCGCTGGTGGTGTTTGGCGGCGTCAGCATCAACCCGCAAATGATGAAACTGCGCGGCGGCGTAGATATCCTGGTGGCAACGCCGGGTCGTTTGCTTGACCTTGAGCACCAGAACGCGGTGAAACTCGACAGCATTGAAATTCTGGTGCTCGACGAAGCGGACCGTATGCTGGATATGGGCTTTATTCATGATATCCGCCGCGTGCTGGCAAAACTGCCATCGCGCCGTCAGAACTTGCTGTTCTCTGCCACATTCTCCGATGAAATTAAGCAACTGGCAGAAAAGCTGCTGCATAACCCGGAAGAAGTGGAAGTGGCGCGCCGTAATACGGCGTCTGAGCAGGTAACGCAGCATGTCCATTTCGTTGATAAAAAGCGCAAGCGCGAACTGTTGTCGCTGATGATTGGTCAGGGCAACTGGCGCCAGGTACTGGTCTTTACCCGCACCAAGCACGGCGCAAACCATCTGGCCGAGCAGCTTAATAAAGACGGCATTACCGCCGCTGCTATTCATGGTAACAAGAGCCAGGGCGCACGTACCCGTGCACTGGCGAACTTCAAAAGCGGCGATATTCGTGTGCTGGTGGCAACCGACATTGCCGCACGCGGGCTGGACATTGAAGAGTTACCGTATGTAGTGAACTACGAATTACCCAACGTGCCGGAAGACTACGTGCACCGCATTGGCCGTACCGGGCGTGCGGCGGCGACCGGTGAAGCGCTGTCGCTGGTATGCGTGGACGAGCACAAACTGCTGCGCGATATTGAAAAGCTGCTCAAGCGTGAAGTGCCGCGCATTGCGCTGCCGGGCTTTGAGCCGGACCCGTCTATTAAAGCTGAGCCTATCATCAACGGTCGTCAGGGCCGTAGCGGCGGTGGCGGCGGAAACCGTGGCCGCAGCCAAGGGCAGCCACAGGGCCGCGCACCGCGTGCGCAGGGCGAAGGGAACCGTCAGAGCCGTGGTCAGAGCGAAGGCAACCGTCAGGGCCGCACTCAGAGTGAAGGCAATCGCCAGGCACGCCCTCAGGGTGATGGCCAGCGCGCCGCTCGCCCGGCTGGTGAGCGCTCGCGCCGTCGCCATCGCGCAGGCAACAGCAGTAGCGGTGGTGCACAGTAA